In a single window of the Enoplosus armatus isolate fEnoArm2 chromosome 15, fEnoArm2.hap1, whole genome shotgun sequence genome:
- the fam177a1 gene encoding protein FAM177A1, with translation MADLSLYLTNVNVSLGQTMETDKSPGGSTDFERVEMGDPAGRQGRVKVPRRTIYFASGETMEEYSTDEEEEEEQPVKKEVITVDASKLTWGPYFWFHMWRMATSTVSVCDYMGERLASLFGITTPKYQYAIDEYYRMKKEEDEEEEENRLSEEAERRFAEQRRGELDDPRPATMEQPEASGASFVNISFELEPEPPLNAPGTSRVPSPLPS, from the exons ATGGCAGATTTGTCGTTGTATTTAACTAATGTCAACGTTTCACTGGGACAAACTATGGAAACTGATAAG AGTCCAGGAGGGTCGACAGACTTTGAGAGGGTGGAGATGGGAGACCCTGCAGGGAGGCAGGGGAGGGTGAAGGTTCCCCGCAGGACCATCTACTTTGCCAGTGGAGAGACTATGGAGGAGTACAGCAccgatgaagaggaggaagaggagcaacCTGTGAAGAAAGAAGTCATAACTGTAGATGCG tccaAGCTGACCTGGGGTCCATATTTCTGGTTCCACATGTGGAGAATGGCCACCTCCACTGTCTCGG tgtgtGACTACATGGGAGAGAGACTGGCCTCTCTGTTTGGCATCACTACTCCTAAATACCAGTATGCTATCGACGAGTACTACCGTATGAAGAAAGAG gaggatgaggaagaggaggagaaccGCCTGTCTGAGGAGGCGGAGCGTCGCTTTGCAGAGCAGCGTAGAGGGGAGCTGGATGATCCTCGCCCTGCCACCATGGAGCAGCCAGAAGCGTCTGGAGCTTCCTTTGTAAACATTAGCTTTGAGCTTGAACCTGAGCCTCCTCTCAATGCTCCAGGCACCAGCAGAGTCCcgtctcccctcccctcctga